The following coding sequences are from one Deltaproteobacteria bacterium window:
- a CDS encoding tripartite tricarboxylate transporter permease: MLEAFITGLLQVFDQTTFLLMVIGIFLGFIVGILPGIGSPGAVALMLPFIFEMDPVQAFAFLLGMYAVTGTTGDITSILFGVPGEVVSTATIIDGHPMAKKGEAGRALGAALMSSLVGAIVGAFSLAAAIPIVTPLVLSFKSPEFFSLAILGICFLAALSGDNKLKGVLAGGLGLVLSTVGLDYQENIERYTFGLVNLWEGVGLIAAAVGLFAVPEIVELWVKGSAIAEAKVGKLGGVWQGVKDTFIHIGITVRCSMIGTFFGLVPGVSAALSQWVSYAHAVQSTRDKSGFGKGDVRGVLGPGAANNSGIGAAMIPTVAFGVPGSATTAILLGAFIIQGLQPGPKMLTEHLALTFSFVWLIVISNIITVALCLLFLNHLAKITQVRGSLLIPSLFMLIFLAGFANTGSYFAMATTLVFGVMGVIMVNHGWPRPPLVLGLVLGSLVERNLFISYEIYGLWFLTRPIVMVTFGVALVVIFLPGLQDWMAKRAKLQEDPGA; the protein is encoded by the coding sequence TGCTGCCGTTCATCTTCGAGATGGACCCGGTGCAGGCGTTCGCGTTCCTGCTCGGGATGTACGCGGTCACCGGCACCACCGGCGACATCACCTCGATCCTGTTCGGCGTGCCCGGGGAGGTGGTATCCACCGCCACCATCATCGACGGCCACCCCATGGCCAAAAAGGGCGAGGCCGGCCGCGCCCTGGGCGCCGCGCTCATGAGCTCGCTGGTGGGCGCCATCGTCGGCGCCTTCTCGCTGGCCGCCGCCATTCCCATCGTCACCCCGCTGGTGCTGTCCTTCAAGTCGCCGGAGTTCTTCTCGCTGGCGATCCTGGGGATCTGCTTTCTCGCGGCGCTGAGCGGCGACAACAAGCTCAAGGGGGTGCTGGCCGGCGGTCTGGGCCTCGTGCTGTCCACCGTCGGCCTGGACTACCAGGAGAACATCGAGCGCTATACCTTCGGCCTCGTGAACCTGTGGGAAGGGGTCGGCCTCATCGCCGCGGCCGTGGGGCTGTTCGCCGTGCCGGAGATCGTGGAGCTGTGGGTCAAGGGCTCCGCCATCGCCGAAGCCAAGGTGGGCAAGCTGGGGGGCGTTTGGCAGGGGGTCAAGGACACCTTCATCCACATCGGCATCACCGTCCGCTGCAGCATGATCGGCACCTTCTTCGGACTCGTTCCCGGAGTGAGCGCCGCGCTGTCCCAGTGGGTGTCCTACGCCCACGCGGTGCAGAGCACCAGAGACAAAAGCGGCTTCGGCAAGGGCGACGTGCGCGGGGTCCTGGGGCCGGGCGCGGCCAACAACTCGGGCATCGGCGCCGCCATGATCCCGACGGTGGCCTTCGGCGTGCCCGGCAGCGCCACCACCGCCATTCTGCTGGGCGCCTTCATCATCCAGGGGTTGCAGCCCGGGCCGAAGATGCTCACAGAGCATCTGGCCCTGACCTTCTCGTTCGTCTGGCTCATCGTCATCTCGAACATCATCACCGTGGCGCTGTGCCTGCTGTTCCTGAACCATCTGGCCAAGATCACCCAGGTCCGCGGATCGCTGCTGATTCCGTCGCTGTTCATGCTCATCTTCCTGGCGGGATTCGCCAACACCGGTTCCTACTTCGCCATGGCCACCACGCTGGTGTTCGGAGTGATGGGCGTGATCATGGTGAACCACGGCTGGCCGCGCCCGCCGCTGGTGCTGGGCCTGGTGCTCGGGTCGCTGGTGGAGCGGAACCTGTTCATCTCCTACGAGATCTACGGCCTGTGGTTCCTGACGCGTCCCATCGTCATGGTTACCTTCGGAGTTGCCCTGGTCGTCATCTTCCTGCCCGGGTTGCAGGACTGGATGGCGAAGCGGGCCAAGCTCCAGGAGGACCCGGGTGCGTAA